The nucleotide sequence TTGCGGCTGGCTCTGCTcctcggcgcggagagggctgcCAGGACCTTCGTCCCGCtagtgcctctgctgcctagTCCGCCCTTCACCCCCTGAAGCCGTGCAAGACGGCGTCTGaattcgcctgctgccggacTCGGTGCACCCAACATGCttgacggtggcggtctcTGTCGGGGTGGTGACTGGTGAAGCGATGAGCCTAAAACACTCGTTCCGTTGAGCTGGCGTGTCGTCtgcaggaagaagaggagagagtgcgcggagcgagaggggcgtgcgtgtgcgttgcaGTTGCCATGCTGTGCGAGCAGAGGACCGGATAGACGCCAGAGGTCATGCAggcaaggagggggtgggctgCTGGATCATGAGAGCGCACACATCGCGGCCGTGCCCCTGGGCCCTCAGGAGACGGCACGACGCGTTTTCTGGACGGCGGCCACTTGCCCGCCTGCGCAAGGCCCAGCAGCGTGTGAGCGACCCCCATTATCGCTCTTCCTCACCCCACGGAGATTGGGAAACCCAAGAGGGGGAAACATAGATGACGGGATGCTTCCCACCTACGACGCTCTTTTACCGTGAGGTGCGCCATTCTTCAATCCCTCCACGCTTAGCGGAggagagaacaacaacagcaaggCGACACCACCACACGCGCCCAGGCACGTATGCAAATCACCACAAGTGGAGGTGCATGCTAGCGGCGAGGCGTGCGGACAACCGGATCCGATAAGCCGAGCCAACGGACACAACACGGAACAGAGAAGGGCGAAGGGACACCTCGAAGAGGATGTGCAGGCCCTCATCGTtatcatcatcatcacgaACCTCATCTCCATCCTCCTCGACCTGCCCCACATTCTATCCACTGACGATATGACTCCCTGTTCCAGAGGCTCTTTCTGTTCCAGAGGCTCTTTCTGTTCCAGAGGCTGCGAGTCACAGCTTACATCGTCCGTACCCCCTTCACTCCCCCCACTCACACCGTAAAGCGTTGTCGCTCGTatctttttcttcctttcccTTTCCACGtccacagcacacacagcagcacaTCACGGCACggctctctcccctcccgcctttctcctccacccgcccccccccccccccgatcTATCTCCCACCGACGCCCACCACGTCGTCGCCATGGGTGCCCCAAAGCGTCTCGGCAAGTACGAGCTGGGCCGTACACTAGGTACTGGCAACTTCTCGAAGGTCAAGATCGCGCGCGACACGGAGACTGGTAAGGAATGGGCCATCAAGGTGATTGACAAGGAGCAGCTCGTGCGGGAGCGcatggaggagcagctgaagcgcgAGATTGCCGTCATGAAGATGCTGCGCCAGCCAAACATTATTGAGCTGCATGAGGTCATGCAGACGAGCCACCACATCTACCTGGTGCTGGAGCTCGTGACGGGCGGTGAGCTGTTCGAGAAGATCGCCAGCGCGAAGCGCTTCGATgagccgacggcgcggcacTACTTCCACCAGCTCATCTGTGGCATCAACTACTGCCACCGCCAGGGCATTGCTCATCGTGACTTGAAGCCGGAGAACCTGCTGCTAGATGCGAACGACACGCTGAAGATTTCCGACTTTGGTCTGAGCAACCTGCAGCGCACGAGcgtgagcggcggcacaaTGCTGCAGACGGTGTGCGGCACGCCAAATTATGTTGCCCCggaggtgctgaaggagcAGGGCTATGACGGTCTCAAGGCAGACATCTGGAGCTGCGGTGTGGTGTTGTTCGTCATGATGGCTGGCTACTTACCGTTCGACGACGAGAACGTGAACGCGCTCTTTACGAAGATCGAGCGCGGTGA is from Leishmania donovani BPK282A1 complete genome, chromosome 7 and encodes:
- a CDS encoding serine/threonine kinase, putative, whose amino-acid sequence is MGAPKRLGKYELGRTLGTGNFSKVKIARDTETGKEWAIKVIDKEQLVRERMEEQLKREIAVMKMLRQPNIIELHEVMQTSHHIYLVLELVTGGELFEKIASAKRFDEPTARHYFHQLICGINYCHRQGIAHRDLKPENLLLDANDTLKISDFGLSNLQRTSVSGGTMLQTVCGTPNYVAPEVLKEQGYDGLKADIWSCGVVLFVMMAGYLPFDDENVNALFTKIERGEFRMARHFSADARDLISRMLTVDPQERISLDDVIAHPWFCVDWNPAMLTRGESHSSPNTAQISNAIRNM